The following coding sequences are from one Seonamhaeicola sp. ML3 window:
- a CDS encoding YifB family Mg chelatase-like AAA ATPase: MLKKVFGSAVFGVEATTITVEVNVDSGIGYHLVGLPDNAIKESNYRIAAALQNNGYKIPGKKITINMAPADLRKEGSAYDLTLAMGILSASNQIKAKDLDRYLIMGELSLDGSLQPIKGALPIAIKAREEGFKGFILPRQNAKEAAIVNDLEVFGVDNIKQVIHFFDKGETLERTIVDTREEFYKNLEFPDFDFADVKGQESIKRCMEIAAAGGHNIILIGPPGAGKTMLAKRLPSILPPMTLHEALETTKIHSVVGRVRDNTGLMAQRPFRSPHHTISDVALVGGGAYPQPGEISLSHNGVLFLDELPEFKRSVLEVMRQPLEDREVTISRAKFTVTYPSSFMLVASMNPSPSGYFNDPDAPVTSSPAEMQRYLSKISGPLLDRIDIHIEVTPVPFEKLSDDRKGESSVDIRKRVTAARDFQSKRFEDNGSVHYNAQMNTKQIRQYCVLDEDSKSLLKTAMERLNLSARAYDRILKVARTIADLEASEHVNGAHISEAIQYRSLDREGWLG, from the coding sequence ATGTTGAAGAAAGTATTTGGTAGTGCCGTTTTTGGTGTAGAGGCTACCACGATTACCGTCGAGGTAAATGTAGATTCAGGAATTGGTTATCATCTCGTGGGCTTACCTGATAATGCTATCAAAGAGAGTAATTACCGTATAGCGGCTGCTCTTCAGAATAATGGTTATAAAATTCCAGGAAAGAAGATTACAATTAACATGGCACCTGCCGATTTACGGAAAGAAGGTAGTGCCTACGATTTAACCCTAGCCATGGGTATACTTTCGGCGTCTAATCAAATAAAAGCAAAAGATTTAGATAGGTATTTAATTATGGGCGAGCTATCTCTAGATGGTAGTTTACAACCTATAAAAGGGGCTTTACCCATTGCAATTAAAGCTAGGGAAGAAGGTTTTAAAGGCTTTATTCTTCCACGCCAAAATGCAAAAGAAGCTGCCATTGTAAATGATTTAGAAGTTTTTGGTGTTGATAATATCAAACAGGTTATTCATTTTTTTGATAAAGGTGAAACTCTAGAAAGAACTATAGTAGATACTCGTGAAGAGTTTTATAAAAATTTAGAGTTCCCCGATTTTGATTTTGCAGATGTAAAAGGTCAGGAAAGTATTAAGCGTTGTATGGAAATTGCCGCTGCAGGTGGTCATAATATTATTTTAATAGGTCCGCCAGGAGCTGGGAAAACGATGCTTGCCAAACGATTACCAAGTATCTTACCACCAATGACCTTACACGAAGCCTTAGAAACGACTAAAATACACTCTGTGGTTGGTCGAGTAAGAGATAATACAGGTTTAATGGCTCAAAGGCCTTTTAGAAGTCCACATCACACAATTTCAGATGTGGCCCTTGTAGGTGGTGGGGCTTATCCTCAACCGGGAGAGATATCCTTATCGCATAATGGCGTGTTGTTTTTAGATGAATTGCCAGAATTTAAACGTTCGGTTTTAGAGGTGATGCGTCAGCCCTTAGAAGATAGAGAAGTTACTATTTCTAGGGCTAAGTTTACGGTAACATATCCGTCATCTTTTATGCTAGTGGCCAGTATGAATCCCAGTCCTAGTGGTTATTTTAACGACCCAGATGCTCCTGTAACTTCTAGTCCAGCAGAGATGCAGCGTTATTTAAGTAAAATTTCAGGACCACTTTTAGATCGCATTGATATTCATATAGAAGTCACACCAGTACCATTTGAAAAACTATCGGATGATAGAAAAGGGGAGTCTTCAGTAGACATAAGAAAACGTGTTACTGCAGCCCGAGATTTTCAAAGTAAACGTTTTGAAGATAATGGAAGCGTACATTACAACGCCCAAATGAATACCAAACAGATTAGACAATATTGTGTTTTGGATGAAGATTCCAAAAGTCTTTTAAAAACTGCTATGGAGCGTTTAAATCTTTCAGCAAGGGCATACGACAGAATTCTTAAAGTAGCGAGAACCATTGCAGATTTAGAGGCTTCTGAACATGTAAATGGCGCTCATATTAGTGAGGCTATTCAATATCGAAGTTTAGACAGAGAGGGTTGGTTAGGGTGA
- a CDS encoding biotin-dependent carboxyltransferase family protein: MIKVLHPGLYTSVQDFGRFGVQAYGVPISGVMDRQAASFANAILGNPKGSPVLEITMVGPKLEFQCHTSVCVSGADMSPKLNGTEVPTNKLVSVKKGDILSFGKLNFGFRTYLAVSGGFKTEQILNSRSMYQGITQTSKIEKNNILDIAPQDAITLEHHAAIKMQHDYILTEKIEVLKGPEFDKLSEVQKSLLFNTRFTISKDNNRMAYQLDEVLENHLKPIITSLVLPGTVQLTPSGKLIVLMRDCQTTGGYPRVLQLKESAINTVSQKFTGQAIQFVLHEYKALINMGL, translated from the coding sequence TTGATTAAGGTATTACACCCAGGATTGTATACTTCTGTTCAAGACTTTGGGAGGTTTGGGGTTCAAGCCTACGGTGTGCCTATTTCGGGAGTTATGGATAGGCAAGCAGCCTCCTTTGCCAATGCTATTTTGGGAAACCCAAAAGGGTCTCCAGTTTTAGAAATTACAATGGTTGGCCCTAAGCTAGAGTTTCAGTGTCATACATCGGTTTGTGTCTCTGGTGCTGATATGTCCCCAAAATTAAATGGCACTGAAGTTCCAACAAACAAATTGGTTTCAGTCAAAAAAGGTGATATTTTATCTTTTGGAAAATTAAACTTCGGATTTAGAACGTATTTGGCAGTTTCGGGAGGTTTTAAAACCGAGCAAATTTTGAATAGTCGTAGCATGTATCAAGGTATAACCCAAACTTCTAAAATAGAGAAAAACAATATTTTAGATATTGCTCCTCAGGACGCTATTACCTTAGAACATCATGCTGCTATTAAAATGCAACATGATTATATACTTACAGAAAAAATAGAAGTGCTCAAAGGCCCCGAGTTCGATAAGCTTTCCGAAGTACAAAAAAGTCTTCTGTTCAATACGAGATTTACTATATCTAAAGATAATAATAGGATGGCTTATCAGTTAGATGAAGTTTTAGAGAATCATCTAAAACCTATTATTACCTCCTTGGTACTTCCCGGTACAGTTCAGTTAACGCCCTCAGGAAAACTCATTGTATTAATGCGAGATTGCCAAACTACTGGAGGATATCCACGTGTGTTGCAACTCAAAGAATCGGCAATCAATACCGTGTCTCAAAAGTTCACTGGACAGGCCATTCAATTTGTTTTACATGAATATAAAGCGCTAATAAATATGGGATTATGA
- the pxpA gene encoding 5-oxoprolinase subunit PxpA — translation MNFFKIDINADVGEGLGNESMLMPYISSCNIACGGHAGDELTMREVVKLAKNSNVKIGAHPSFPDKENFGRVKMDISCAALYTSLKHQITDMLAVLEQEQATLHHIKPHGALYNLAAKDKKVANVIIEVVKSMHRPVQLYVPYKSVVAELAQENGLSITYEAFADRNYNPDLSLVSRNEDNALITDVDNMAEHVLNMILNKKLKTVSGEEQHIIAETICVHGDSPNAIQMVKKLNDHLRESEIRIQ, via the coding sequence ATGAATTTTTTTAAAATAGATATTAATGCCGACGTAGGCGAGGGCTTAGGTAACGAATCTATGTTAATGCCCTATATCTCTTCTTGTAACATTGCCTGTGGCGGACATGCCGGAGATGAGCTTACCATGAGAGAAGTTGTAAAGCTAGCTAAAAATAGCAACGTTAAGATTGGTGCTCATCCTTCGTTTCCTGATAAAGAGAATTTTGGACGCGTAAAAATGGACATTTCATGTGCTGCCTTATATACGTCGTTAAAACATCAAATTACAGATATGTTAGCTGTATTAGAACAAGAGCAAGCTACTTTGCATCATATTAAACCTCATGGCGCACTTTATAATTTAGCAGCAAAGGACAAAAAAGTAGCGAATGTTATTATCGAAGTAGTTAAAAGTATGCACAGACCAGTACAGCTATATGTGCCATACAAATCGGTTGTTGCAGAATTAGCTCAAGAAAATGGACTCTCAATAACTTATGAAGCTTTTGCCGATAGAAATTATAATCCGGATTTAAGTTTGGTCTCCAGAAACGAAGATAATGCCTTGATAACAGATGTAGATAACATGGCAGAACATGTTCTAAATATGATTCTAAATAAAAAGCTTAAGACTGTTTCCGGGGAAGAACAGCATATTATTGCAGAAACAATCTGTGTTCATGGCGACAGCCCAAACGCCATACAAATGGTAAAAAAATTAAACGATCACTTAAGGGAAAGTGAAATTAGAATTCAGTAG
- a CDS encoding T9SS type B sorting domain-containing protein → MKTIFKIIILISLNLCGAQVQIGQDIDGDEGLSESVWSVSLSSDGNIVAIGTPYNAGNVGKVSIYRYASCEWTQIGDDIHGEAISDLSGRSISLSSDGSIVAIGAIGNDGNGNSSGHVRLYENLSGTWTQIGNDIDGEAANDRSGYSVSLSDNGNIVAIGATENDGKGHVRVYENLAGTWTQIGVDIDGEALGDLSGYSISLSSNGMVLAIGAPENDRNGTDSGHVRTYEYISGTWIQTGGDIDGENSLGRSGQSVSLSSDGSIIAIGAQGNNGNGADSGHVRIYENRLGVWTQIGNDIDGEAEGNLFGYSVDLSNDGSIVAIGARLSDVNGPASGHVKVFQNISGSWIQIGDTINGVAPGDNYGFSVSLSADGNRLAIGARNSRNNNRPGHVRVFSFSSELTPVFDVVDQICEGDTLGPLPTTSINGITGTWSPALDTTTTTTYTFTPNMGECANSIRLTIDVNTIVDPVFDVINPIIGGTSLDPLPTTSNNGITGTWSPTLDNTATTTYTFTPNAGECANSTTITIVVDDSIVPECTTLILPTSGGFGIPINTDLEWNVASNATGYRLRIGTSSGASDILNALDVGDVTAYDFVSDLPNNTNIFVTIMPYNDNGDALSCSEYFFMTEGNTFNSELPPKFFTPNNDTINDSWVVPNTENNISSIFIYDRYGKLLKEILDPSTGWDGIFNGKLMMASEYWYKIVYNDGTLFTGHFSLVR, encoded by the coding sequence ATGAAAACTATTTTTAAAATAATTATTTTGATAAGTTTAAATCTTTGTGGTGCTCAGGTACAAATAGGACAAGATATTGATGGAGATGAAGGACTTAGTGAATCAGTTTGGTCGGTAAGTCTATCATCTGACGGAAACATAGTAGCTATCGGAACTCCTTACAATGCTGGTAATGTGGGAAAAGTGAGTATTTATAGATATGCTTCTTGTGAATGGACTCAAATTGGAGATGATATTCATGGAGAGGCTATCTCTGATCTTTCTGGTAGATCTATAAGTTTATCATCCGATGGAAGTATTGTGGCAATAGGAGCAATTGGAAATGATGGAAATGGAAATTCTTCTGGACATGTAAGGTTATATGAAAATTTATCAGGAACATGGACCCAAATAGGAAATGATATTGATGGAGAAGCAGCCAATGATCGATCAGGTTATTCTGTAAGTCTTTCAGATAATGGCAATATAGTGGCTATTGGTGCTACGGAGAATGATGGGAAAGGACATGTTCGGGTATATGAAAATCTGGCAGGAACATGGACCCAAATAGGAGTTGACATTGATGGAGAGGCACTTGGAGATTTATCGGGGTATTCCATTAGCCTGTCTTCAAATGGAATGGTGCTAGCAATAGGTGCGCCAGAAAACGATAGAAATGGTACAGATTCAGGTCATGTAAGAACATATGAATACATATCTGGTACATGGATTCAAACAGGCGGCGATATAGATGGAGAAAATAGTTTAGGTAGGTCTGGACAATCTGTAAGTCTATCATCCGATGGAAGTATTATAGCAATAGGTGCGCAAGGAAACAATGGAAATGGTGCAGATTCAGGTCATGTACGTATATATGAAAATAGATTAGGAGTATGGACACAAATAGGGAATGATATAGATGGAGAGGCAGAAGGTAATCTTTTTGGTTATTCTGTAGATTTATCAAATGATGGTAGTATAGTGGCAATAGGGGCACGACTTAGTGATGTAAACGGACCTGCTTCTGGTCATGTAAAAGTTTTTCAGAACATTTCTGGTTCTTGGATTCAAATTGGTGACACTATTAATGGTGTAGCACCTGGAGATAATTATGGTTTTTCAGTTAGTTTGTCAGCAGATGGTAATCGTTTAGCTATTGGTGCAAGAAATTCGCGTAATAATAATAGACCTGGTCACGTACGTGTTTTTAGTTTTTCTTCAGAGCTAACCCCAGTATTTGATGTTGTAGACCAAATATGCGAAGGGGATACCTTGGGTCCTTTGCCAACAACTTCTATTAATGGTATTACAGGAACATGGTCCCCAGCATTAGATACTACAACTACTACAACTTATACTTTTACACCCAATATGGGAGAGTGCGCTAACAGCATAAGATTAACTATAGATGTTAATACTATAGTTGATCCAGTTTTTGATGTTATAAATCCAATAATAGGAGGAACTAGCCTAGATCCTTTGCCAACAACTTCAAATAATGGTATTACAGGTACATGGTCTCCAACACTAGATAATACTGCTACCACTACTTATACTTTTACACCCAATGCAGGTGAGTGTGCTAACAGCACAACAATAACAATAGTTGTCGATGATTCAATTGTTCCAGAGTGTACAACATTAATTTTACCAACTTCTGGAGGTTTTGGTATTCCGATTAATACAGATTTGGAATGGAATGTCGCTTCAAATGCTACAGGCTACAGATTAAGAATTGGTACAAGCTCTGGTGCTTCAGATATTTTGAACGCTCTGGATGTTGGGGATGTAACAGCATACGATTTTGTTTCAGACCTACCAAATAACACCAATATTTTTGTAACTATTATGCCTTATAACGACAATGGCGACGCTTTAAGTTGTAGCGAATATTTTTTCATGACTGAAGGAAATACTTTCAATAGCGAATTACCTCCAAAATTTTTCACTCCTAATAATGATACTATCAATGATTCATGGGTAGTACCCAATACAGAAAATAATATATCAAGCATATTTATTTATGATCGCTATGGTAAACTTTTGAAAGAGATACTAGATCCTTCAACAGGTTGGGATGGTATATTTAATGGCAAATTAATGATGGCCAGTGAGTATTGGTATAAAATTGTATACAATGATGGCACCTTGTTTACAGGGCATTTTAGTTTAGTTAGATAA
- the pxpB gene encoding 5-oxoprolinase subunit PxpB yields the protein MSYQLTYKPFGERSILIEWPQKTHKDILTDVLNFKSNIQKSSSKPISQVNHAYNSLLVTYEESMIGFEYEIEDLKRIYKTDKFNANPDCKLWKIPVCYDIDFGIDIEELAKEKGFSVNEVIKIHTQTSYTVYFIGFLPGFLYLGGLDKALYTPRKATPRLKIERGAVAIGGEQTGVYPSASPGGWNIIGNSPIHFFNVEKESPCFASAGDQIQFYSVSKKEHADIQVLVKAGVYQIESEVILD from the coding sequence ATGTCTTATCAACTAACCTATAAACCTTTTGGAGAAAGGTCTATTTTAATTGAATGGCCTCAAAAAACACATAAAGATATACTAACCGATGTTTTAAATTTCAAATCGAATATTCAGAAAAGTAGTAGTAAACCAATATCTCAGGTAAATCATGCATATAATTCATTATTAGTAACTTATGAAGAATCCATGATTGGGTTTGAATATGAAATTGAAGATTTAAAGCGTATCTATAAAACAGATAAGTTTAATGCCAATCCAGATTGCAAACTATGGAAAATTCCTGTTTGTTATGATATTGATTTTGGTATTGATATTGAAGAATTAGCAAAAGAAAAAGGTTTTTCGGTCAATGAGGTCATCAAGATTCACACTCAAACAAGCTATACCGTTTATTTCATTGGGTTTTTACCAGGCTTTCTATACTTAGGAGGTTTGGATAAAGCACTTTACACACCAAGAAAGGCTACACCACGTTTAAAAATTGAGCGGGGAGCTGTGGCTATTGGTGGAGAACAGACAGGTGTTTATCCCAGTGCTAGTCCTGGAGGTTGGAACATTATAGGTAATTCTCCAATACATTTTTTTAATGTTGAAAAGGAATCACCCTGTTTTGCATCAGCTGGGGACCAAATTCAATTTTATTCTGTTTCTAAAAAGGAGCATGCCGATATACAGGTTTTAGTCAAAGCTGGTGTATATCAAATAGAAAGTGAGGTGATTCTTGATTAA
- a CDS encoding DUF2891 domain-containing protein, whose protein sequence is MKMKWLVIIMVLLVGCNFSKTEDVEASKKSNSESIANNSKIQKLDLEQANKLADLPLHCMNIEYPNRLSQTLGDSTDLLPPRILHPAFYGCFDWHSAVHGHWSLVSLLKQFPNLDKAEDIKKRLLDNMSKENIEAEVAYFHGKHNKSFERTYGWTWLLKLAEELHTWNHTTARTLEQNLQPLTNLICDKYIEYLPKLNYPQRVGTHSNTAFGLSFAYDYAKTVNHEALKKAIEERALFFFLKDENCPMSWEPGGSDFLSPCLEEAALMKRLLPQDEFKSWLNHFLPALKGKDYSLEPGVVSDRADGHLVHLDGVNFSRAWNLYEISKNLPEYNHLRHVANQHINYSLPSIFGDDYMGGHWLGSFAIYALNTASQD, encoded by the coding sequence ATGAAGATGAAATGGTTAGTCATAATAATGGTGCTCTTGGTGGGGTGCAATTTCTCAAAAACCGAGGATGTAGAAGCATCTAAAAAAAGTAACTCAGAAAGTATTGCGAATAACAGTAAAATCCAAAAACTAGATTTAGAACAAGCGAATAAACTTGCCGACTTACCCTTGCACTGTATGAACATAGAGTATCCCAATAGGTTATCGCAGACTTTAGGGGATAGTACAGATCTACTGCCGCCAAGGATTTTACACCCCGCGTTTTACGGATGTTTTGATTGGCACTCTGCTGTTCATGGGCATTGGAGTTTGGTAAGTTTATTGAAACAATTTCCAAATCTTGATAAAGCGGAAGACATAAAAAAACGTTTGCTAGATAATATGTCTAAAGAAAATATAGAAGCCGAGGTTGCGTATTTTCATGGAAAGCACAATAAGTCTTTCGAGCGTACCTATGGTTGGACGTGGCTCTTAAAGTTAGCTGAGGAGTTACATACATGGAACCATACTACCGCAAGAACGTTAGAACAGAATTTACAACCTCTCACTAATCTTATTTGTGACAAGTATATTGAATACTTACCAAAACTTAACTATCCACAGCGTGTGGGCACTCATAGTAATACTGCATTTGGATTGTCCTTTGCTTATGATTATGCAAAGACTGTAAATCATGAAGCCTTAAAAAAAGCGATTGAAGAAAGGGCGTTATTTTTCTTTTTGAAAGACGAAAATTGCCCCATGTCTTGGGAGCCAGGCGGCAGTGACTTTCTCTCGCCTTGTTTGGAAGAAGCAGCGTTAATGAAACGGCTTTTACCTCAAGATGAGTTTAAATCTTGGTTGAACCATTTTTTGCCTGCTCTAAAAGGTAAGGACTACAGTTTAGAGCCTGGTGTAGTTTCTGATAGGGCCGATGGTCACCTGGTGCATTTAGATGGTGTTAATTTTTCTCGTGCTTGGAATTTATATGAGATTTCTAAAAATCTACCTGAATACAATCATTTAAGGCATGTTGCGAATCAGCATATCAATTATTCACTACCAAGTATTTTTGGCGATGATTATATGGGTGGACATTGGTTAGGTAGTTTTGCTATTTACGCTCTAAATACAGCTTCTCAAGATTAA
- a CDS encoding S41 family peptidase, whose protein sequence is MKQLLQLKCVCLFLFTLNTFSQDPIINFPSISPDGQSIAFNFQGDIWTSDINGNNAKRLTVHEAYDTKPIWSVSGDNIAFQSNRYGNNDIYIIPSRGGVSKRITHHSATDVITDYTSNGDIIFSTRRNFVQVERSAETHIISENGGTPYRFMDATGFDTKLSPNGKRIVFTRGRCRLEREAYKGPANRDIWLYDIKNDKYSQLTDFDGNDFYPHWGDNNTIYFQSSRSGKYNIHKLKIDNSGKKIAAITQVSNFKDMGIFSFHLSKNGSDLIMTKGNQVFHINAKTNVQNEIKININSDSRFDPIVHKTYAGNVREVAISPNGKLSALEIRGEIFLRETNKDKKRVVNVSKSPYRDRDAVWLNDSTLIFVSDRDGQKDIYLVASNDANESDIFKSLKHKIKRITKTDEEEHGLKLSPNGKQIAYIKGRGELIVADIDGKGKLSNQTILLSGWATPSGVSWSPDSKWLAYSLANLDFNTEIFIHKADNASKPVNISMHPKQDSNPVWSPDGKKIMFSSNRNNGDYDVWFTWLTKTDWEKTTQDWEEVVEEKKPESKKGTDKKKDAEKEVKPVAIDFQDIHERQVQVTSSVGGEFGVLFSKDSKTIYYVTGNGSRGDAEVDSDLYKIKWDGKDKKAITTKNSRPSNFTADKKRSKIYYTKRGSLSSLNLSNDKSESLPFLAKMDIDYDNESQQIFNEAWKAINDGFYDPNFHGQNWNTLKKQYEPLALGASTRTDFQTMFNRMLGQINASHMGLYSVETRNKTQRESTGLLGVEVKPNANGSLKVTSVINGMPGDRKASKLLLGDVIKNINGTELSKNLNAYSLLQGTSNEKIYLVVERNGESIEIVIRPKSSNRTENYKAWVKQRKKLTDLYSNGRLGYIHIQGMNWTSFERFERELMAAGHGKEGVVIDVRYNGGGWTTDYLMAVLNVKQHAYTVPRGATKNLESEHKKFVNHYPFSERLPLASWTKPSIALCNQNSYSNAEIFSHAYKSLDLGTLVGTPTFGAVISTGGTGLIDGSFVRMPFRGWFVKETMSNMELGPAVPDIIIYNRPDDKAKNKDTQLKKAVDELLSQL, encoded by the coding sequence ATGAAACAGCTCTTGCAATTAAAATGCGTGTGTCTTTTTCTTTTCACGTTAAATACATTTTCTCAGGATCCAATAATAAATTTCCCATCAATAAGCCCAGATGGTCAATCTATAGCCTTTAATTTTCAGGGAGATATTTGGACTTCAGATATTAATGGTAACAATGCCAAACGTTTAACGGTTCATGAAGCCTACGATACAAAACCCATCTGGAGTGTATCTGGCGATAACATTGCTTTTCAAAGTAACAGGTATGGTAATAACGATATCTATATAATACCATCTAGGGGTGGGGTTTCTAAAAGGATAACACACCATTCGGCAACAGATGTTATAACAGATTATACTAGTAATGGGGATATCATCTTTTCTACAAGAAGGAATTTTGTTCAGGTTGAACGTTCAGCTGAAACTCATATTATTAGCGAAAATGGAGGTACACCATACCGATTCATGGATGCTACGGGTTTCGATACTAAATTATCCCCCAACGGAAAACGCATAGTATTTACAAGAGGCAGATGCCGTTTAGAGCGTGAAGCCTATAAAGGTCCTGCCAATAGAGATATTTGGTTGTACGATATTAAAAACGACAAATATTCTCAGCTCACAGATTTCGATGGAAATGATTTTTATCCACATTGGGGAGATAACAATACCATTTATTTTCAGTCATCTAGAAGTGGAAAATATAATATTCATAAACTTAAAATCGATAATTCAGGTAAAAAAATAGCCGCTATTACTCAGGTGAGCAATTTCAAGGATATGGGCATTTTTTCATTTCATTTAAGTAAAAATGGAAGCGATTTAATCATGACAAAGGGGAATCAAGTATTTCATATTAATGCTAAGACTAATGTTCAAAATGAAATTAAAATTAATATAAATTCAGATAGCCGATTTGATCCCATAGTACACAAAACATATGCGGGCAATGTACGAGAAGTGGCCATTTCTCCAAACGGAAAACTTAGTGCTTTAGAAATTAGAGGAGAGATTTTTTTAAGGGAAACTAATAAGGATAAAAAACGTGTTGTAAATGTTTCTAAATCGCCTTATCGAGATAGGGATGCTGTTTGGTTAAATGATAGTACACTAATTTTTGTTTCTGATAGAGACGGACAAAAGGATATCTATTTAGTAGCGTCTAACGATGCCAATGAATCTGATATTTTCAAATCTTTGAAGCATAAAATAAAAAGAATTACAAAAACCGATGAAGAAGAACATGGTTTAAAATTATCTCCCAACGGAAAACAAATAGCGTATATTAAGGGGCGAGGAGAGCTCATAGTCGCTGATATTGATGGTAAAGGAAAATTATCTAACCAGACCATTTTGTTAAGTGGTTGGGCAACTCCAAGCGGTGTGTCATGGTCTCCAGATTCTAAATGGTTAGCGTATAGTTTGGCAAACCTCGACTTCAATACAGAAATATTTATCCACAAGGCCGATAATGCTTCAAAACCTGTAAATATTTCTATGCATCCAAAACAAGATAGTAATCCGGTTTGGAGCCCAGATGGAAAGAAAATCATGTTTTCCTCAAACAGAAACAATGGTGATTACGATGTCTGGTTTACTTGGTTAACAAAAACCGATTGGGAAAAAACAACTCAAGATTGGGAAGAGGTAGTTGAAGAAAAGAAACCTGAAAGTAAAAAAGGGACAGATAAAAAGAAAGATGCCGAGAAAGAGGTAAAACCAGTTGCGATAGATTTTCAAGATATTCATGAGCGTCAAGTTCAAGTAACATCTTCTGTTGGAGGAGAGTTTGGAGTATTGTTTTCAAAAGATAGCAAGACGATTTATTATGTTACTGGTAATGGTAGCCGAGGTGATGCTGAAGTAGATTCAGATTTATACAAAATTAAGTGGGACGGAAAAGACAAAAAGGCAATTACAACAAAAAACAGTAGACCTTCTAATTTTACTGCAGACAAAAAACGCTCTAAGATATATTACACTAAAAGAGGGAGCTTATCTAGCTTAAACCTATCTAACGATAAGTCTGAAAGTTTACCTTTTCTAGCCAAAATGGATATTGATTACGATAATGAATCTCAGCAAATATTCAATGAAGCTTGGAAAGCTATTAATGACGGATTTTACGATCCTAATTTCCATGGGCAAAATTGGAATACCTTAAAAAAACAATACGAACCTCTGGCTTTGGGCGCCTCTACGAGAACAGATTTTCAAACAATGTTCAATAGAATGTTGGGACAAATTAATGCGAGCCATATGGGATTGTATAGTGTAGAGACTAGAAATAAAACGCAAAGAGAATCTACTGGTCTATTGGGTGTTGAGGTTAAGCCTAATGCCAATGGGAGTTTAAAAGTAACCTCGGTTATTAATGGTATGCCGGGCGACAGGAAAGCAAGTAAGCTCCTTCTTGGTGATGTCATTAAAAATATTAATGGTACAGAACTCTCCAAGAATTTAAATGCTTACAGTTTATTGCAAGGCACTTCAAACGAAAAAATTTATTTGGTTGTTGAACGTAATGGTGAATCTATAGAAATTGTAATTAGGCCAAAAAGCAGCAACCGTACCGAGAACTATAAGGCTTGGGTTAAGCAACGAAAAAAGCTAACCGACTTATATTCTAATGGTAGGTTGGGATACATTCATATTCAGGGCATGAACTGGACAAGTTTCGAGCGTTTTGAAAGAGAATTAATGGCTGCCGGTCACGGCAAAGAAGGCGTGGTTATAGATGTGCGTTACAATGGCGGAGGTTGGACTACAGATTACCTCATGGCTGTTTTAAATGTAAAACAGCATGCCTATACTGTTCCTAGAGGCGCAACTAAAAACTTAGAATCTGAACATAAAAAATTCGTGAATCACTATCCGTTTAGTGAGCGTTTACCTTTAGCTTCCTGGACAAAACCCTCCATTGCACTTTGTAATCAAAATAGCTATTCTAATGCAGAAATATTTTCTCATGCCTATAAATCATTAGATTTGGGGACTTTAGTGGGAACGCCAACATTTGGTGCAGTTATATCTACTGGAGGCACTGGGTTAATAGACGGTTCTTTCGTCAGGATGCCTTTTAGGGGTTGGTTCGTAAAAGAAACCATGTCTAATATGGAACTAGGTCCTGCCGTCCCAGATATTATTATTTACAATAGGCCAGATGATAAAGCTAAAAATAAAGATACGCAGCTAAAAAAAGCGGTGGACGAATTATTAAGTCAGCTTTAG